One genomic region from Candidatus Chlorobium masyuteum encodes:
- a CDS encoding glycosyltransferase family 2 protein, producing MKLSVVIPVMNEVENIKPLFAALASSLAGIDHEIVLVDDGSTDGTVAEIQANAPSNLQLVVLNKNYGQTTAMAAGIDHAKGDLIATLDGDLQNDPSDIPMMIRYLFDNDLDVVAGRRAGRQDGMILRKIPSKIANALIRTLTDVHIRDYGCTLKVFKKDVAKNLGLYGELHRFIPVLVQLYGAKMAEVDVRHHARKFGKSKYGIGRTFKVMSDLLFMVFFQKYSQKPMHLFGSLGFSSLFIGLALNLYLLFVKIMGEEIGGRPLLSLGIIMTFIGIQLITTGFIAEFIMRTYYESQNKKPYIIKKIIGKQ from the coding sequence ATGAAGCTCTCTGTCGTCATCCCGGTCATGAATGAGGTTGAGAACATCAAACCGCTGTTTGCTGCTCTCGCTTCATCGCTTGCCGGCATCGATCACGAGATCGTTCTGGTTGACGATGGTTCTACCGATGGAACGGTAGCTGAAATCCAGGCCAATGCCCCCTCTAACCTGCAACTCGTTGTACTGAACAAAAATTATGGTCAGACAACAGCCATGGCTGCCGGTATTGATCATGCAAAAGGGGACTTGATTGCCACCCTTGACGGTGACCTGCAGAACGACCCTTCGGACATTCCGATGATGATACGCTACCTTTTTGACAACGATCTCGATGTTGTTGCAGGCCGGCGAGCAGGAAGGCAGGATGGCATGATCCTGCGAAAAATCCCCAGCAAGATCGCCAATGCTCTCATCCGGACACTTACCGATGTGCACATCCGTGACTATGGATGCACGCTGAAGGTTTTCAAGAAAGATGTTGCGAAAAATCTCGGTCTTTACGGCGAGCTTCACCGGTTTATTCCGGTACTGGTTCAGCTCTATGGTGCCAAAATGGCGGAAGTTGATGTCCGTCACCATGCACGGAAGTTCGGCAAATCCAAATACGGAATCGGCAGAACCTTCAAGGTGATGAGCGACCTGCTCTTTATGGTCTTCTTTCAGAAATACAGTCAGAAGCCGATGCACCTGTTCGGTTCGCTTGGATTTTCTTCGCTGTTTATCGGTCTGGCGTTGAACCTCTACCTGCTCTTTGTGAAAATCATGGGCGAGGAGATCGGTGGCCGCCCGCTGCTCTCGCTCGGCATCATCATGACCTTTATCGGCATACAGCTTATTACGACCGGGTTTATAGCAGAATTCATCATGCGCACCTATTACGAGTCACAGAACAAGAAACCCTATATCATCAAAAAGATCATTGGCAAACAGTAA
- a CDS encoding lysylphosphatidylglycerol synthase transmembrane domain-containing protein → MANSNARLKKLLKPLVQLLFTSLALYLVLKKTDIAKLADIIRSANPWYLLLSLLFFNISKIFNAIRLNRFFKAIDLELSFIYNLKLYYLGMFYNLFLPGGIGGDGYKIFVLKKNHGLKTINVFHAVLWDRICGMVALVFLSVILLLPSSYATLFPDLIPWAWVLLTSIYPLSILLNKLFYKQFLGIFTITAIESMLVQVTQIISAYFILMALSQNANIIDYLAIFLISAVATILPITIGGAGAREITFYYMLDAINLATGTGIALSLIFFAISAISSLAGILGKIRHEKSVPDQMEK, encoded by the coding sequence TTGGCAAACAGTAACGCCCGGCTGAAAAAGCTGCTCAAACCACTTGTTCAGCTTCTTTTTACCTCTCTGGCCCTCTATCTGGTGCTGAAAAAGACCGATATAGCAAAACTGGCCGATATTATCCGCAGTGCAAACCCGTGGTATCTTCTGCTCTCCCTTCTTTTCTTCAATATCTCCAAGATATTCAACGCTATACGCCTGAACCGCTTTTTCAAAGCTATTGATCTTGAGCTCTCCTTCATCTACAATCTCAAGCTCTACTATCTGGGCATGTTCTACAATCTGTTTCTTCCGGGAGGTATCGGAGGGGACGGCTACAAAATCTTTGTATTGAAGAAAAACCACGGCCTTAAAACAATCAATGTCTTTCATGCCGTGCTGTGGGACAGAATCTGCGGGATGGTTGCACTGGTGTTTCTGTCGGTCATTCTCCTGCTGCCCAGCAGTTATGCCACACTATTTCCCGATCTGATTCCCTGGGCATGGGTGCTGCTCACGAGTATCTATCCCCTGTCAATTTTACTGAACAAGCTGTTCTACAAACAGTTTCTCGGCATATTCACGATTACGGCAATAGAGTCAATGCTTGTGCAGGTCACCCAGATTATATCTGCGTATTTCATTCTCATGGCACTCTCGCAGAATGCAAACATCATCGACTACCTGGCCATCTTTCTGATTTCGGCTGTTGCAACCATTCTGCCGATCACCATCGGAGGAGCCGGAGCACGCGAAATCACCTTCTACTATATGCTGGATGCCATAAATCTCGCAACAGGCACAGGCATTGCCCTGTCGCTTATTTTCTTTGCCATCTCCGCAATCTCATCACTTGCCGGAATCCTCGGCAAAATCAGGCATGAAAAAAGTGTGCCTGATCAGATGGAAAAGTGA
- the recJ gene encoding single-stranded-DNA-specific exonuclease RecJ, with amino-acid sequence MKRYRWNLLAPDDETVQALTEAINVSQPVARALCNRGVTTFDAARDYFRSSIEHIPSPFLMQQMQRAVDRVLEAVRMHEKIMIYGDYDVDGTTGTAMLFLFLKEQGAGVSWYINDRFTEGYGLSDEGIDTALGRQVSLIITVDCGIRANGEIKRCGELGIDVIVCDHHEPDELPPAYAILNPKVPGSTYPFRELCGCGVAFKLIQAIAGDSGGDAESWQKYLDFVAIATAADMVALEQENRTLVREGLKRMRVKPRGTFKALFSLMKVASSELGMFHIAFGIAPRINAASRMGSAHLAMEWLVSESMDDSVRHAGELDRMNALRREIDSDIMTRAEKMVESHFASYCSSIVLYDESWHLGVLGIVASKMLEKHYLPTVILGSMNGFIKGSVRSIEGFNIYEALQECSAYLEQFGGHHQAAGVILRPENLAGFRKKFNEVCAARLSIEQQQKALAVDARLPLEEITPNFINVLGQFAPLGYGNREPLFISVELQLFGTPRLLSKRHVKFTVRDSAGRIFDVIGFDRPDIFDELSSQSRPVFVMLYSVEKRMWNNREQIQIRLRDLELCNRPKS; translated from the coding sequence ATGAAACGATACCGATGGAATTTACTCGCTCCTGACGATGAGACTGTTCAGGCTCTGACTGAAGCGATAAATGTCAGTCAGCCCGTTGCAAGAGCCTTGTGCAATCGTGGTGTCACGACGTTTGATGCAGCCAGGGATTATTTCCGCTCATCAATCGAGCATATCCCCTCTCCCTTTCTGATGCAGCAAATGCAGCGAGCGGTTGATCGTGTGCTTGAGGCGGTCAGGATGCATGAGAAAATCATGATCTATGGCGATTATGACGTTGACGGTACAACCGGAACAGCGATGCTTTTTTTGTTTCTGAAAGAGCAGGGCGCCGGGGTTTCCTGGTACATTAATGACCGGTTTACGGAGGGGTACGGTTTATCTGACGAAGGTATTGATACCGCTCTCGGACGGCAGGTTTCGCTGATCATTACGGTTGATTGCGGTATACGTGCTAACGGGGAGATCAAGCGGTGCGGAGAGCTTGGTATTGATGTGATAGTCTGCGATCACCATGAGCCTGATGAACTGCCGCCAGCCTACGCTATTCTGAATCCGAAGGTCCCGGGTTCGACCTATCCATTCCGCGAGTTATGCGGTTGTGGTGTCGCATTCAAGCTTATTCAGGCAATAGCCGGGGATTCGGGGGGAGATGCTGAAAGCTGGCAGAAATATCTTGATTTTGTTGCGATTGCTACTGCGGCTGATATGGTTGCCCTGGAACAGGAAAATCGAACCCTGGTTCGTGAAGGATTGAAAAGAATGCGGGTAAAACCGAGAGGTACGTTCAAGGCTCTGTTTTCTCTCATGAAGGTGGCTTCTTCAGAGCTCGGCATGTTTCATATTGCATTCGGTATTGCTCCCCGTATTAATGCTGCCAGCAGAATGGGTTCAGCACATCTTGCCATGGAGTGGCTTGTTTCGGAATCAATGGATGACTCGGTACGCCATGCCGGGGAACTTGATCGCATGAACGCTCTTCGACGGGAGATTGACAGTGACATCATGACCAGGGCGGAAAAGATGGTTGAAAGCCATTTTGCATCATATTGTTCTTCGATTGTGCTCTATGATGAGTCATGGCATCTTGGGGTTCTTGGTATTGTGGCATCCAAAATGCTTGAAAAACACTATCTCCCGACCGTAATTCTCGGGAGCATGAATGGATTCATCAAGGGGTCGGTCAGAAGTATTGAGGGATTCAATATCTATGAGGCACTGCAGGAGTGCAGTGCGTATCTCGAACAGTTTGGCGGCCATCATCAGGCTGCTGGTGTTATCCTTCGCCCTGAAAATCTTGCCGGATTCCGTAAAAAGTTCAATGAGGTCTGCGCTGCGCGCCTCTCCATTGAGCAGCAACAGAAAGCGCTTGCAGTCGATGCACGGCTTCCTCTTGAGGAGATCACACCGAACTTTATCAATGTACTCGGTCAGTTTGCCCCTTTAGGTTATGGAAACAGGGAACCACTCTTTATTTCCGTTGAACTTCAGCTCTTCGGTACTCCGAGGCTTCTCAGCAAGAGGCATGTGAAGTTTACTGTCAGGGATAGTGCCGGCCGGATTTTCGATGTTATCGGTTTTGACCGCCCGGATATTTTCGACGAACTTTCCTCCCAATCCCGTCCGGTATTTGTTATGCTCTATTCGGTTGAAAAAAGGATGTGGAATAACAGGGAGCAGATACAGATAAGGCTTCGGGACCTTGAACTGTGCAACAGACCGAAGAGCTGA